One window of the Staphylococcus equorum genome contains the following:
- the ebpS gene encoding elastin-binding protein EbpS, which produces MNLSNNNFKDDFEKNRQSIDPKEHQDNAKDSVNGSVDNVKEEVSDKTDEQFPPRNAQRRQRRRDTATNQNPNNQPEQDKGEVQGDDQSLQDNNASEADYDNNNSTKDPSKNNDLNPESTNNQNNKGNQNDSNENVESQKDNESNKKGAAVAGGAAATGAGAYAAGKHNDNKDSAENDLNDNEQNINNSDNERADKSDDASHSENDNNSSKKKGAAVAGGAAAATGAGAYAAGKHSDNKDEHNQDNNQDNNNKATEQNKNEQDIEDQDKKDQDKEGSKKKGAAVAGGAAATGAGAYAAGKHKGNKDNKDNHSENEAQDKDEKNKEKNGSKKKGAAVAGGAAAAGTGAAAAAHSKAGGGNGNGGNGNGGNGNNGDNNDDDNKKKKKGGLLGKLLPILAAILILAAIAIFGGMALTGDDEGDKNSDDKKVADNKDSKSDSEKDKDEDKKSEDDKANKDEDKDDSSSNSEDSNSGSDSANSDSENADQANSDANSDSASNGSQDATNSTQDSQGQSDQNSQSGQDQQSDQSNAQSNSSSDQSQATNNQDSEQANSNSGQQSHVVNGQNLYRIAIQYYGSGSPENVEKIRQANNLQGNEIHNGQRLVIPQ; this is translated from the coding sequence ATGAATTTGTCTAACAACAATTTTAAAGATGATTTTGAAAAAAATCGTCAATCTATTGATCCAAAAGAACATCAAGACAATGCAAAGGATTCCGTTAACGGTTCAGTTGACAACGTAAAAGAGGAAGTTTCTGATAAGACAGACGAACAATTCCCTCCTAGAAACGCTCAAAGAAGACAGCGCAGACGTGACACAGCAACAAATCAGAATCCAAATAATCAGCCTGAACAAGATAAAGGTGAAGTTCAAGGCGATGATCAATCACTACAAGATAATAACGCATCAGAAGCAGATTATGATAATAATAACTCAACAAAAGATCCTTCGAAGAATAATGATTTAAACCCCGAATCTACGAACAATCAAAATAACAAAGGAAACCAAAATGATTCCAACGAAAACGTTGAATCACAAAAAGATAATGAATCTAATAAAAAAGGTGCTGCTGTAGCTGGTGGCGCTGCTGCAACTGGTGCAGGTGCTTATGCTGCTGGAAAGCACAATGATAATAAAGATTCAGCAGAAAATGACTTAAATGATAATGAACAAAATATCAACAACTCTGATAACGAACGAGCAGACAAATCAGATGATGCTTCGCATTCAGAAAATGATAACAATAGTTCTAAGAAAAAGGGTGCTGCTGTAGCTGGAGGTGCCGCTGCCGCAACCGGTGCAGGTGCTTATGCTGCTGGAAAGCATAGCGATAATAAAGATGAACATAACCAAGATAACAACCAAGATAATAACAATAAAGCAACCGAGCAGAATAAAAATGAACAAGATATAGAAGATCAAGATAAAAAAGATCAAGATAAAGAAGGCTCTAAGAAAAAAGGTGCTGCTGTAGCTGGAGGTGCCGCTGCAACTGGTGCAGGTGCTTATGCTGCTGGCAAGCACAAAGGCAACAAAGACAATAAAGATAATCACAGCGAAAACGAAGCACAAGATAAAGATGAAAAGAACAAAGAAAAAAATGGTTCTAAGAAAAAAGGCGCTGCTGTAGCTGGTGGCGCAGCTGCTGCCGGAACAGGTGCTGCCGCAGCGGCACATTCTAAAGCTGGCGGTGGCAATGGCAACGGCGGTAATGGTAATGGCGGCAATGGTAATAATGGTGATAACAATGACGACGATAATAAGAAAAAGAAAAAAGGCGGTTTATTAGGTAAATTATTACCAATATTGGCTGCGATATTAATATTAGCTGCAATTGCTATTTTCGGTGGCATGGCTTTAACTGGCGATGACGAAGGTGACAAAAATAGCGATGACAAAAAAGTAGCTGATAATAAAGATAGTAAGTCTGATTCTGAAAAAGATAAAGATGAAGATAAAAAATCAGAAGATGATAAAGCCAATAAAGATGAAGACAAAGATGACTCATCTTCAAACTCAGAAGACAGCAATAGTGGTTCAGATTCTGCCAATTCTGATAGCGAAAACGCTGACCAAGCAAACAGTGATGCTAATTCTGATTCAGCTAGCAACGGTTCACAAGATGCAACAAATAGTACGCAAGACAGTCAAGGTCAAAGCGACCAAAACAGTCAGAGCGGTCAAGATCAACAAAGTGATCAATCTAACGCTCAAAGCAATTCATCTTCAGATCAATCACAAGCAACTAACAACCAAGATAGCGAACAAGCAAATAGTAACTCTGGCCAACAATCACATGTAGTCAATGGTCAAAATCTATATAGAATTGCTATTCAATATTATGGTAGTGGTTCTCCAGAAAACGTTGAAAAAATCAGACAAGCCAATAATCTACAAGGAAATGAAATCCATAATGGACAACGCCTTGTTATTCCACAATAG
- the ypdA gene encoding bacillithiol disulfide reductase YpdA, translated as MQTVESIIIGGGPCGLSAAIEQKKKGIDTLVIEKGNVVDAIYNYPTHQTFFSSSDKLSIGDIPFIVEESKPHRNQALVYYRAVVKHHQLRVNAFEEVLTVKKINNRFTITTTKDVYQCRFLTVATGYYGHHNHLEVDGAELPKVMHYFKEAHPYFDQNVVIVGGKNSAVDAALELEKAGANVTVIYRGEDYPKAIKPWILPNFESLVRHEKINMAFNSNVTKITEDSVFYEQGNQTIEIPNDYVFAMIGYHPDYDFLQSIGIDINSNEFGTAPVYNRETYETNVENCYIAGVIAAGNDANTIFIENGKYHGGIITQSILSKKQTPLES; from the coding sequence ATGCAAACAGTTGAAAGTATAATTATTGGTGGCGGTCCTTGCGGATTAAGTGCTGCTATTGAACAAAAGAAAAAAGGTATTGATACTTTAGTTATTGAAAAAGGAAATGTTGTAGATGCAATCTATAATTATCCAACGCATCAAACTTTCTTTTCATCAAGTGATAAATTAAGTATTGGGGATATTCCATTTATTGTTGAAGAAAGCAAACCACACAGAAATCAAGCTTTAGTATATTACAGAGCAGTGGTTAAGCATCATCAATTGCGAGTTAACGCTTTCGAAGAGGTCCTCACAGTGAAAAAAATTAATAACCGTTTTACGATTACAACAACTAAAGATGTCTATCAATGTAGATTCCTTACTGTAGCAACTGGCTATTATGGTCATCATAATCATCTTGAAGTAGATGGAGCTGAGCTTCCAAAAGTAATGCATTATTTTAAAGAAGCACATCCTTACTTTGACCAAAATGTTGTAATTGTCGGAGGTAAAAACTCAGCTGTAGATGCTGCTCTAGAGTTAGAAAAGGCTGGAGCAAACGTAACAGTTATTTATCGCGGAGAAGATTATCCAAAAGCAATTAAACCTTGGATTCTACCGAATTTTGAATCTTTAGTACGTCATGAAAAAATTAACATGGCATTTAATTCAAATGTTACTAAAATAACAGAAGATAGTGTGTTTTATGAGCAAGGAAATCAAACAATTGAAATTCCTAATGATTATGTCTTTGCTATGATTGGTTATCATCCAGACTATGATTTCCTACAATCAATTGGTATAGATATCAATAGTAATGAGTTTGGTACTGCACCAGTTTATAATAGAGAAACTTATGAAACAAATGTCGAAAATTGCTATATCGCTGGTGTCATTGCGGCAGGCAATGATGCAAATACAATATTTATAGAAAACGGCAAATACCACGGCGGTATTATCACTCAAAGTATTTTATCTAAAAAACAAACACCACTTGA